The genomic window GCTAATAATATAAACAAATATGTTATATTATTTTTTTCTAAAAACTCTTCTACTTTATTTTCCAAAAACACCTCCGTAAAATGTTTTTTCAATGTTTATAAATCGTTGTGTTCTGTTTTCTTCTGCCTTAATAATATTCAAAACATCATTATAAGCTGTTTGCAGATCATCATTAATAATCAAGTATTGAAATCTTTTAATCTGTTTTATTTCATGAACTGCATTGTGCAATCTTTCCTCGATGATATCTTCCGAATCTGTTCCCCTTTTAATCAATCTTTCTTTAAGAATTTCCTTGGAAGGAGGTAAGATAAATATTGTAGTTGCTTCCACACCGCTTTCTAATATCTGTTTTGCTCCTCTGATATCAATATCCAGCAGAACATGTTTACTTGACTTAAGTTT from Candidatus Cloacimonadota bacterium includes these protein-coding regions:
- a CDS encoding guanylate kinase, which produces MTEFKKKNFLIILISPSGGGKSTIGKMIVRDRSNIEYSISYTTRRPRGMEKDGIDYHFISESAFKQKIDSEDFLEYAFVHGNFYGTSRSYIEKKLKSSKHVLLDIDIRGAKQILESGVEATTIFILPPSKEILKERLIKRGTDSEDIIEERLHNAVHEIKQIKRFQYLIINDDLQTAYNDVLNIIKAEENRTQRFINIEKTFYGGVFGK